The genomic region TACACTTAAGATATTTCTTTTCTGGTAACATTGACAGTGAACTAGATTTTACATTAAGAAAATATAACTGGTGCTTGCTATATGGTTGTTTTGATCATACTTTCAATGATATTTGAGTAGCACCTTCAGTCTATGTCGTATTATCCATAGCGAGTGCCCTGAATGGTACTAAAACCAGAAAGTCATTATCAACAATGAAAAGACAGTCGCAGATGCaaagaaataaaatgaacttTTGGGGAGTTCTTTAAATAGATGGTAAGACCATATGCAGAACCATTAGCAAAGCCCAACAGCCCCTGTGGCTCCCATAGCTATCAGGTAATTTGACAGAGATCCAAAAGTTGTAGACATGCAGATGTTTACCGTTTAAACAGGCATCTGTTTGCTCAGGCACAGTTTATGTCAGTGAAAATGGGACAGGCACCCTAAGTGTTTTTAGAGAGCAATTTTAAGTGAACTTTTGTAAGTGCAGTGCACTTACAAAAGGAAGGTGAAAGCACACTAAACACCAATTAAATCTTGAGAACTATATTCCATATCATTTTTCATTCACATTCTAAAAAAATACCGCAGTATAGAAATTTCACATCACTGTCAGGGGAACACAGACATTTtggattaataaaattaataaaactatctatctatctatctatctatctatagtaaTTCTACATATTGTAGCATCAAACATTAATAAgaattgtaaataatgtaattatataatgtattatattttatttattatacactatattgccaaaagtattgggacaccccctttctaatgaacaggtttgactaccgtAGTCATTTCCATAAGTACAAATCAaagtttaagcataaaattatattctagggAACTGTGTGCTTCTAATCTTATAGCAACAggcttttctattctaacatgacaatgtctctgtgtataaggcaaggttcaaatagaaatgattgattcagtcagtgtggaagaacttgactggtctgcagaaagccaagtcctaatcccagctgcttaaatgcagaccttgagccaaaaactcatcaccaaacaccaatgacttgcacatgcactatatggacaaaagtattgggacacccccttctttagaacagaaaaaggcacttccaaaactgttgcaacaaatatggaaacataactcatgtatttaaaaattgtatttccatctctgttgaaacagatttggaagtgtctaaaatgactgtacccatatgtacaagtcattggtgtttggtgatgagtccaaactgttgctataaaattagaagcacacatttccctagaatatcattatttaCTAATATTAACCCCTTAGCATTCCTGTCAAAGTTAACTCAATGCAAAATGCTCCGCAGGTGAAATGCTGGAACGCTAAGGGGTTAAATatctttacttatttatttatttatttattgcattttattgatAGGACAGTAGTGAGACAGGAAATGAAGTGGAAGAAAGAGGGGGCGTGATCGGGAAAGGTCCGCAAGCCAGGactcgaacacgggacgcccaaAGCGCAACGGCGCTGCATGTCGatgcactgcccacaaggctattgacGCCGACAGggttaaatatcttatttaggtcagtactaaataaaaaataacacgcattttgtatgatccctcttattttggtaaaataattaacattttgcagattctgcaaggtgtatatatgtgtatttgacctcaactgcatataTATGTACACAGAAAAAATACAGATATGTACACAAAAACACATTACACAGACATACAGTAATTTAGAAAACAGGCTATACATTTTAGCTTGTATATATCAAGTTTACATGCTAGCAAGTCCCTTAATCAAAACTAAAACTTTTCTGGGATAAAATGATACCGGCAAATCCAGAAAAAGTGCTTATTGTAGCAACCaaataattgtttgtttgttttttttcaggtAAACTGATAAAAAAGCCATATGATTTACTTTCTGTTTACAGAAAAACGAAGTAAAAGACAACACTACTCATTTCTTGGCTAACTGCGCTGAGGTTTTCCTGTTGTTTAAACAACCCGGTTACCCTGTTGGTATCTGTATCTGATAACTGAAAACAAATGTTTAGCAAGCCAAGATAACACAATAACACTCCAGCCCACTGCCTGGCGTGATCGTTCTCTTACCTTGACCTCTCCCTGAAATAGATGCCTGAattacatacacacaaacacacgcacaaaagtGTCGCTTTCCCCATTACGTGACGAGAGCTTGGCGCTGACAAAAACGATCTATTACACCGTCGCCGTGCACTCGAGAGAGCAGTCTTCCTGAACGAAGAACAAAGGTTGATGGGCCCTAGAAGGACAAGTGTCCTACAAAACATCGTCTCAAACAGGCTGTTAACAACTGCACTCTAGTTTAAACAAGCCATCTACACAGGGACACACTGAAGGCCTTTTCTCTTCACTTCGCTCTTCATTGTGATAAAAATCGGCATACGCTGGCACAAGGGCCTGTTATTGTGTACAACTGTTTACCTAGTGAAGCTGATAGGATCGTTTTTATCAGCCTTTCGATGCACAACCTGAAAGTGCTTGAGAGTTTATTTCTGTTCTCAGTATTTGATCAGTTCGATAGTGTGAGTCAAAACACACTTTTTGTTAAGGAGCCTGTTTTTGTGTTATTTAAGAGAAAGCCACTAATCTTAACCAATCAGAAAATGTGAAGGAGCTTCTCTACTACCTCAACCAATGGTATGAGTTTATTGGCCGGACTATGAAAGATATAAGAAAGCTTTTCCAACCTAGAATGACATATTTTGATTATGTTAGGTCCATGTATTAGTTTGCTTTGGCATAGACTGTAGTGTTCTGGAATAAAAATACCAACTTTTTATCCCAAAGTGATGCGGAATTGTAAAGTTTTCTCCCAACAAAGCAACATCTTCAGTTTTGCAGGCACCTCAGTGATAGCAAACCTCTGAAATTTCCATCGCTAGCTCAAGACATTCACCCGTTTCATGACAGGCGTCCATAATGCCACAGTCAAAATCACAACTGCAGTTCCAACTGTTGTTGTGCGCAGGTTCTGTGGGCGAAGAGAGGAGCATGTAGGTTGGGCAGATGGAGTTAGCAGCTCGCTCACAGGTTTCAGGTAGCATGAGGAACATGTCGTAGAATCGGCAGAAGAGACAATTCAGCACAATCCCGGCGCAGAGCTCTGAACAACAAGAATAAGAAATCTTGGAACTGTGGGCAGTTAACGCTGAAGCATCTATATTGCAGGAAGTGTATTTCCTAATAGAGAGTACACTTGTAGTTTATCTGTTTAGTTAGCAGAAACATAATGCTACAGATGTTGGCAATATGTCAAGCAATCAAAAGGCcagaagaaataaaaataatgaattaaactAATGCAGTTAAAAAAATGCACAGTTATGCATTGGGGTAGGGCTTCTTGCCAAACCAATCGAATGAAAGAAGTTTGATGAGTTTCAAGCTTTACAACATAATTTGAGGGTATTTTTTCCAACTAACAGCACTTTTATGTTCTaaggatttcattttttttttaatatttgtgtaTATAAGCATATTTCTTAAATAAACCTAACATGTGCACAGTCAACATCTTTAAATCAATACGTGTATATTTATCTGTCATTTTAAACTTGATTATCTTGTTTATATGCCTCATGATATTAGAGTTATTTCGATTATCAAAGCCATTAAGTACATTTGtctttttgtctaattttaaacacttttttgcttcaaatcaaagtttgtaatGTTGTTCACATCGTAGATCATTGGTTTGTGTATTTAAGATGttcattcacaaaattctaaatataacattttcattaGCAAATCAAAACAGATGGCTAAAAAGtttcaaatgttattttaaactgcTGTTTATTTCCATTACTGCATGTcatcaaacaaaatgcataatGTGATGGAAATGTCTGAAATATGAACTGTAATGCATGCATCTAAACCACTGGACTTTGTTAGGgggaaaattaaataaactagCGAGAAAAATGTGTTTTGTAGAGTTGTAGAGTGTTTTGTTTCCTAAAAGTCTACAGGGCCAAATAGTCCatagcttaaaggattagttcacttccagagcaaaaatgtacagataatgtactcaccctgttgtcatccaagatgttcatgtatttctttcttcagtcgtaaagaaattatgtttttttgaggaaaacatttcaggaattatccgCATATAATGAAATTCTATGGTagccgcgagtttgaacttccaaaatgcagtttaaatgcagcttcaaaggactctaaacgttAAACCTTAAATGCCCGTTTTGTCTAGGTCTGCAATGTGCATGCATACTCATGTGCGAGagtagaaaaactcccatctcatttctcctccaacttccaaattgtcctacattgtggttttaccttttttgtaaaaggcgtttgaccttctttgcacgttcactttgtaaacactgggtctgtacttctggagcgatgtaggatgattttgaagttggaggagaaaattagatgagagtttttcgacataccttaactgtattgaaccgaaATACGCAGagtgcacacagagctagacgagacgggaatttgaggttaaaaagtatatacatttttattttttttagaaaatgacagattgtttgctagataagacccttattcctcggctgggatcgtttagagcccattaaagctgcattgaaacattttggaatttttctgcattttggaagtttaaacttgcgggcaccatagaagtccactatatggagataattcctgaaatgtttttctcaaaaaacaatttctttacgactgaagaaagaaagacatgaacatcttggatgacaagggggtgatacATTTGTGATacatctgtgaatttttgttctgaaagtgaactactcctttaagaaacaCCTATAACCATCAGTACAAAGAAACTTCTTTGGGCTGACTCTGATATGGCTAAAACGTTTTGAATAATTTGAATAATTGACAGGCTTTATCACTACTGTATATACTATAGTACATCACCATATGTATTCATTTAGAATTGAAATGATCACATCTGTAACAGACATGCTGTTACTGTCACATCGTATGCCAAAAAGCACAAAAACAAATGTCAGAAATGCACATGGCATGATCATGCCAAGAGCTTAAAGAGCCCATAGAGTGTTACATATGTTATAGAACCTAAATGCCTCTTTGAAAACTCTTACCTTGGGATGTCAGTTGATGGGGATAGACACTCAAAGGTCCTTAATGACCTGTAGTCTGTCCGCACCTCTTGTATACAACCGTTTAAAAGCCTCCCGGCTCTCGCCGGGCACTTCTGTACACATGCATAATTTACTGAATCACCTTTTCCTTCCAAAGAGAGAAGGACTAAAGCTGTGTGGAGATGTAATCAATTATCATCTGTCTGTATAGGTGTTTTTCCTTTCCCTTCCAGGTGATTACATAAACAGGGAGATCCAAAAATTAGGGGGGATTTTAGTGTAGTTGACTTAATGTGATGGTCTGTTTTTAAGAAATGTTTCCACACAGCCCAGGGTTtgtgtaaaaaaattattataataataataaaccaagCTTCAAATGGGGCTTTCAAGACTTTAAGTAGATTTGAGCATAATGCGGGACAAAATACCCTTGCCTCTGAGCATAAGAGAAGGAATTAGATTAACCTCTGAATATTATACCAGGAAAGGCATTGTAACGCATGTGTAAACCTCGACACTACCACATAATGACTGCACCTTAACTCATCTGAACCTAACGGCTGAATGGTGGGAAATATATTGTTCTAATTAATTTCATATTGAAAAAGCTGTTGAATCATAATAGTCATGCACAAGAGTTCTCAGTGCATGGCTTTAATAATTCATCTCTATATGTAAGTTTAATCGAAAGTGCTGCTTAATTCAGTTATTCAACTGATGTAGACAGCTTTAAAATCACGTGCGTTTccttagttttcattttaaattatagatagattttaataattaacaatttaaaaatgcataatgatatgcttgtggcaacacatcaattcataaaaaaaaaaatcaaaggttttTTAAATAAGATAGTGCTCATTTGAGAGAAAATTAGAAGTTGGAATTTTAATACAAGACAATTCGCAGTGGCAGCTGATGTTGTAATTATTATTCATTAGAGCACTTTAGGGCACTATGGTAGTCTAGGAAAGACGAAGCTGGCCAATCCGCAAACCAAGGTGTGATGATGCGTGACTCACCTCCTCTCTCCTGGGAGTCAGACAGGGAGCTGCTGGAGGAGGAGGCAGTGCTGTACCTGTCCACTGAGCATAAGGAGTATGTGAATTCCGCAGAGTCCATTTCTGCTTCTCTCTCCCAGGGATCCAGCTCAGGAATGGGTGAGAGCCTCCCAGGTGCTGTGCTGGACACATCTGTTACTGCAAAATAGAGTTTTTGAACAATCTGCATGTTACACTTACAGTATCTTGAGCAAGCGGGAAATCCTCTAAAgcattaaaggaaaagttcatccAAAAAGAAAAATTCTGTCACTTGTATGGCTTTTTTACTTCCTAAGAACAGAAAATTAGATACTTGTATCAGAAAATCCATATAATTAAAGTGAATGGGGACCAGCAGgattttcagtaaataatgtagctacgagaatactttttttgcctaaatggttccataaagaacctttaacatctgaagaacctttctgtttcacaaaaggttctttgtggcaaaagaaggttcttcagattataaaaaggtaagaaagagatgactGAATGGtgctttgtagaaccaaaaatggttcttctatggcatcgctgtatttttaagagtgtactcttgTAAAtgcacatcaaagactgacacggaagagaagaaattgttgaataaagttgtttttgttttctttgcgcacaataagtatttttgtagcttcgtaacattaaggttggactattttaactaagtccttactacttttctgggtcttGCACGTTTTAgtttcattgctgtctatggagagtcagaaagctctcggatttcatcaaaaatatcttaatttgtgttctaaaaatgaacgaaggtccttgggtttggaacaacatgagggtgagtaattaatgacagaatttacatttttgggtgaactatacctttaagtacAGTCTTTTTAGCTTAAAATCAAAGTTTGTACTGTTGTGATTTACCACGTAGCTTGTTGTTCTTTTTCACAGCTTATAACTCTTTAACAAAGGCTTGTGTTAAATAAAATGAACAAGAAAATTACTTTTGGAACCAAGGCTGCCGAAAAAGTGGACGGGCACTATTGCGTTTTATATTCATGCCCCAAACTCatgcatactttttttttacactgttttGGAAATCTTACTTATATATTTGTCTCTGGTAAAAGGAGAAAGTGTAGATTTTGCAATGCTCAAATACATCACTTTTAAACAGTCTAAACATCCCTGTCAGTAACAAATTCACCACTATATATGCAGAAGGATCAATGTTCTCTAATCCACCATGTCAGTTCTCATTTCAAAAGTTCTTTCATCCTGAAGCAATGTTTATCAAGGCCCGTCTAGAAAACATGCTGAGATGTGTTCCTGTGCTCTCACTGGTCTCAAAGTGAGCCCAGAAATCATTCAATAATGAATCTGCCAGATCTGAATGCAAACTATTAATGAATCATTGCGTGGGCTGCACTACCTTGTTTATTTTTTCTTCCACCTATCCCAAATGAATTATTCAACGTGCTTTTCTCtcttttatttaacatttaatgtcTTATGATTAATTAACACACGGGACATATTTTCCGTAGAGGAATCTGCATTGTTAGTCCAAAATAAAAAAGAGAAGGGGAAAGACAAATGAAAATGGCTTTGGGCTGTATTGGCCTTTTTTTTCCTTCTCTCGCTCTCCTTCAGATTGAATAATTCAGAAAAGAGGATAAAGAATTGTTTCTCCAGAAAGTTCTGTGGTTTGTCTTCACTGCCTTCTCGCTTTGTGAAGTGAAAGTGTTATGATATGACAGACGTAGAAGATTAATCTTTCGTGTTTTATTGCAGGAGAGCGCATGCTCTTTGACAACACAGTCACAGGATTTAAGCAGCAGCTTCGAAATGAGCAGATTCTCAGGTGTGCCATTATCAGCTGTTCACAGTTGTCATGCATAACCATTTtatgcatgatataatctctaaTACAAGTCTTTCTGATAAATAAACGTAGGGATCTATAGATAACAGacagtgtgacaactagccccagtctCACCTTCTTCGAGTATACCACACCATCattaaaaactacaattttggaAGGGATTTACTGGATGGGGAAAGGGATAATCATAGTAGAGAAAAGGGTAAAAACAGATCCATTAAGACAGGGGACAGGATTCGCCTATTTCTAACTGCTGTGAAAGCTAATGCACTGTTGCGTCCTTCAATCAATAACCATCTCAAAATGAGTGAGAAAACATTCTTCTCAATATGTCATGCACCAAAACAAAATCGTTTCAGTGTGTTTAGACTAATATGCGAGCATGTTAGTTATCATTTAACTTACCAGCTTTTACCAAACAGCTTCTCTCTCCAGTTTTGATCAAATCAAGCTCGATTTCCGAGTTTTGTCCAGCCATCTGTCTTACAGTGTGATATCAAAACAATTGTCATATCAAGTTATTAATTGTCCGATTCATGAAAAAAGTACAAAGACACTGCTAAAGCTATGTATGAAAACTTACCATTGATATACAGTTATCTGACGGGAATATAAAGACATCACATGAAAGATGTAAACATAACAGATGCGCGACACGCCTTCAGCAACACAAAAATTATTCCTATCGCAGAAAAAGCTGTACGTCGCTGTTTAACTAACAATTAGTTGTAAAGAAAGTTAGTGAGACTGAAAATTACAGAAGTACACTGTCATCAAAGCAAATGGGATGATTTCGTTTCTCCCACACTCCCGCTAGTCGTCACTGCTGGTTTAGAGAGAGAAGCAACTTTGATTGACATGTGTGACACACCCAAGTCTACCGATGACGTCGTGACGTGTATTGTGTTTGACAACAAAAACGCAAGGTAACGTCGCGTTTTATAATATTTGTCATTCAAATATGATTAATTTAGTGGTAATCTTTTTATTCATGTTCAAACATGTCTTCATAATGCATATTTGATGCTGAGCTTTCTAGAAGATGTCGCACTTTTTCCACAATTAGTTGTTTCTTCAAGGCATTTTGGCCCTGCGGAAGTCTCTTAAAACTATTTACACGTTCACTAGTTTActaaatttgtcaaataaaagtATCTAACATCAGTCACATATGCATTACAGACGAATTTAGCGGGTTTTTTTTCTAAACGTCAACACAGTGTCATGTCCTCCAcacattttagactttttaaaaaaaaaaatcagacttttttttgtCATGAGCAATGATAATTTATTAGCTAGCATTTTATCTATGAATCagtaatttcagttttttttatcattattattattattaaatgacacAGCaacactaaaaaatatataatgttcatacaataaatattgaaatatgtTAGTATGTAATATATCAGTTTTGCTCTTTTTTCGCTGTGTATatcatcttagtttttttttaattgagtattTCATTCCTGATGGGTTTTCATacgtgaccctggatcacaaaaccagtcataagggtcatttttttttaaattgagatttatacttcatctgaaagctgaataaataagcgttccattgttaggacaatatttggctgagaaaatcaggaatatattgaaaatattgaaaaaaatcgcctttaaagttgtccaaatgaagttgcaatgcatattactaatcaaaattaatttttgatatatttacggtaggaaatgtacaaaatatcttcatagaacatgatttttacataatATCCTTGATTTTTTGGCAttaaacaaaatcaaaaatttagacccatacaatgtatttttggctattgctacaaatatacccatgctacttaagactggttttgtggtccagagtcacaaagtGCGAAAGGCTTAGTCTGTGACAATgctataaaatcaataaaaagcactgtaaaaataaataatcaaagcaTGGTAAAACTTTCCAAGCATGAATGTGAACTGGATATAACAATAGAAAAAAAAGTTGTAAGTGTTAATAAAAATCAACCCTTGGGACATAAAAGTGTCAtaagttgaagaaacacccaaTTATGAATCTACTTTCTTCTAGCATTATTCACAGAGTTTCACAGGGggggaaaaatactttttttattcagaGCCTTATGCTGTAGCCTGTAGCACTACTGCAGTGAAGTTCAGTTCGGTAGTTTTTTTCATTGCACACAAACATGTCTACACATACCTTTTCACACAAAACAATCTCAGTTCAGCTTCTACAACACATGCTTC from Garra rufa chromosome 12, GarRuf1.0, whole genome shotgun sequence harbors:
- the mdfic2 gene encoding myoD family inhibitor domain-containing protein 2; its protein translation is MAGQNSEIELDLIKTGERSCLVKAVTDVSSTAPGRLSPIPELDPWEREAEMDSAEFTYSLCSVDRYSTASSSSSSLSDSQERGELCAGIVLNCLFCRFYDMFLMLPETCERAANSICPTYMLLSSPTEPAHNNSWNCSCDFDCGIMDACHETGECLELAMEISEVCYH